A window of the Narcine bancroftii isolate sNarBan1 chromosome 4, sNarBan1.hap1, whole genome shotgun sequence genome harbors these coding sequences:
- the LOC138761521 gene encoding histone H4-like, with protein MSGRGSGAKRHRKVFCDNITQLAIRRLVKRISGLIYDETRWVLKVFLENVIRDGVTYTEHAKRKTVTAMLCGVRSETPGPHSLWLRRLKNSVHSPRKQTKALVRAAHRLTEGAVTRQRNELGNCAHTIRSTADQR; from the coding sequence ATGTCTGGCAGAGGGTCTGGAGCCAAGCGGCACCGTAAAGTGTTCTGTGATAACATCACCCAGCTCGCCATCCGCCGCCTGGTCAAGCGGATATCGGGGCTCATCTACGATGAGACCCGCTGGGTGCTGAAGGTTTTCCTGGAGAATGTGATCAGGGATGGGGTCACCTACACCGAGCACGCCAAGCGCAAGACGGTCACCGCCATGTTATGTGGTGTACGGTCTGAAACGCCAGGACCGCACTCACTATGGCTTCGGCGGCTGAAGAACTCCGTGCATTCTCCCCGCAAGCAAACAAAGGCTCTTGTAAGAGCCGCCCATCGCCTCACAGAGGGAGCTGTGACCCGGCAGCGGAACGAGCTTGGCAATTGTGCCCACACCATCCGATCAACAGCTGATCAGAGATGA
- the LOC138761520 gene encoding histone H3-like encodes MNPNSRLTFTYSCYRCETAPAFMRWQVESQTWNEMIGMSMSASQSPGADADPLYISCRQSRFPHCALCVHVELRMARTKQTARKSTGGKAPRKQLATKAARKSAPATGGVKKPHRYRPGTVALREIRRYQKSTELLIRKLPFQRLVREIAQDFKTDLRFQSSAVMALQEASEAYLVGLFEDTNLCAIHAKRVTIMPKDIQLARRIRGERA; translated from the coding sequence aTGAATCCGAACTCCAGACTAACATTCACCTACTCCTGCTACAGATGTGAAACGGCCCCGGCTTTCATGAGATGGCAGGTCGAATCGCAGACCTGGAACGAGATGATTGGCATGTCAATGTCAGCCAGTCAAAGCCCTGGGGCGGATGCAGACCCACTGTATATAAGCTGTCGCCAGAGCCGGTTTCCTCATTGTGCTCTTTGTGTGCATGTCGAATTGAGAATGGCCCGGACGAAGCAGACAGCGCGCAAATCGACCGGAGGGAAAGCTCCTCGCAAACAGTTGGCCACCAAAGCGGCGCGGAAGAGCGCTCCCGCCACGGGCGGAGTGAAGAAGCCCCATCGCTACAGACCCGGCACCGTGGCTCTGAGGGAGATCCGGCGCTACCAGAAATCCACCGAGCTGCTCATCCGCAAGCTGCCCTTCCAGCGCCTGGTGCGGGAGATCGCCCAGGACTTCAAGACGGACCTGCGCTTCCAGAGCTCGGCCGTCATGGCCCTGCAGGAGGCCAGCGAGGCTTACCTGGTGGGGCTCTTCGAGGACACCAACCTGTGCGCCATCCACGCCAAGCGCGTCACCATCATGCCCAAGGACATCCAACTGGCCCGTCGCATCCGCGGGGAGCGCGCCTGA
- the LOC138761519 gene encoding histone H1-like: MTETAAAEAAPPAAPAAQTKAPKKKKVNARSITGGPKLGDQIIKTVADCRDRKGMSVIAMKKALFAHGVDVKQLDKRIKMSIKMKLKSGALVQDSHAGLAGRFKVPKKEGTVKLAKKAKKSAATVSKQRKTVMKRSSPKKAVSKKSVSKKSTPKKFSAKKQGAKAAATKRTAPKKAALKKPAAKKAAPKKPAAKKASVTKGKATKKVAQRKSKPKTTAKK; this comes from the coding sequence ATGACGGAGACCGCAGCCGCCGAGGCAGCTCCTCCTGCCGCCCCCGCCGCCCAAACTAAGGCTCccaagaagaagaaggtgaacgCTCGCTCCATCAcaggtggtcccaagctgggcGATCAGATCATCAAGACTGTGGCGGATTGCCGTGATCGGAAAGGGATGTCCGTAATTGCCATGAAGAAGGCTCTGTTCGCCCATGGAGTCGATGTGAAGCAATTGGACAAGCGCATCAAGATGAGCATCAAGATGAAATTGAAGAGTGGCGCCCTGGTTCAGGACAGTCATGCGGGTTTGGCGGGCCGCTTTAAGGTCCCGAAGAAAGAAGGAACCGTGAAACTGGCAAAGAAAGCGAAGAAATCAGCGGCCACGGTATCGAAGCAAAGGAAGACCGTGATGAAGAGATCTTCACCCAAAAAAGCAGTGAGCAAGAAATCTGTCTCGAAGAAATCAACGCCCAAGAAGTTTTCCGCCAAGAAACAAGGGGCTAAGGCAGCAGCGACTAAAAGGACGGCGCCCAAGAAGGCGGCTCTGAAGAAACCAGCGGCCAAGAAGGCGGCTCCGAAGAAGCCAGCGGCCAAGAAGGCCTCAGTTACCAAAGGAAAGGCGACCAAAAAAGTTGCCCAGCGGAAATCAAAACCCAAAACAACGGCCAAGAAGTGA